Proteins encoded within one genomic window of Cytophagales bacterium:
- a CDS encoding TetR/AcrR family transcriptional regulator yields MEKTVDNRLKWIKTGYQLFGEIGLEALNVEKLSNLMGLNRSSFYHYFKDLMGYEEALFSYHDTRYQSIAQVIKDYQQFEQLFNKEVFEHKDALAFQRQLLINQSVKRYKECSEAVRHHTEEKTFALWTAANSNAETSEKQWAMFKAMRDFYFVHHGQSNGLDNPKEFMLLLNQYVNQQLGS; encoded by the coding sequence ATGGAAAAAACAGTAGATAACCGGCTCAAATGGATAAAAACGGGTTATCAACTATTCGGGGAAATTGGCCTTGAGGCGCTCAATGTTGAAAAGCTATCAAATCTGATGGGGCTTAATAGGTCCAGCTTTTATCATTATTTCAAGGACTTAATGGGCTATGAGGAAGCACTTTTCTCGTACCATGATACCCGATATCAATCGATCGCACAAGTGATCAAGGATTACCAACAATTTGAACAGCTTTTCAATAAGGAGGTATTTGAACATAAAGATGCGCTGGCTTTCCAGCGTCAATTGTTGATCAATCAATCGGTGAAAAGGTACAAGGAATGTTCTGAAGCAGTTCGTCACCATACTGAAGAAAAGACCTTCGCTTTGTGGACTGCTGCTAACAGTAATGCTGAGACTAGTGAAAAACAGTGGGCCATGTTCAAAGCCATGCGTGATTTCTATTTTGTCCATCATGGACAATCCAACGGATTAGATAATCCTAAAGAATTCATGTTGCTTTTGAACCAGTATGTCAACCAACAACTTGGGAGTTAG
- the yiaA gene encoding inner membrane protein YiaA encodes MIQKTSNAFIAASWVALLVGMIGYLVGLWRAEIALSEKGYYFAILMFGLFSVISVQKSVRDRLEGLQVTDLYYGLSWFSTILSIILLVIGLWNADMLPSEKGFYAFAFILATFGAVAVQKNTRDDLAIRRQQEGDSLSA; translated from the coding sequence ATGATTCAAAAAACTTCAAACGCGTTTATTGCGGCCTCCTGGGTCGCCTTGTTGGTAGGAATGATTGGGTATTTGGTAGGCCTCTGGCGCGCCGAGATCGCACTCAGTGAAAAGGGTTATTACTTCGCTATTCTCATGTTCGGACTTTTTTCTGTGATATCAGTGCAAAAAAGTGTTCGAGACAGGTTAGAGGGGTTACAGGTCACTGATCTGTATTATGGTCTCTCCTGGTTTTCAACGATCCTCTCCATCATCTTATTGGTGATTGGACTATGGAATGCAGATATGCTCCCAAGCGAGAAGGGATTTTATGCTTTTGCCTTTATCCTGGCAACTTTCGGAGCAGTGGCAGTACAAAAGAATACCAGAGATGATTTAGCGATCAGGAGGCAGCAAGAGGGGGATTCTTTGTCTGCTTAA
- a CDS encoding pitrilysin family protein produces MRKLIACCTALISVLMLHGQTKLIEKVEKTGDDLVIPYEKYQLDNGLTLIIHEDHSDPLVHVDVTYHVGSAREELQRSGFAHFFEHMMFQGSDNVADEEHFKIVTESGGTLNGTTNRDRTNYFETVPSNQLETMLWLEADRMGFLLDAVTPEKFEVQRATVKNEKGQNYLNRPYGLWSEKTMEALYPYGHPYSWLTIGLLKDLDSANLDDLKNFFMRWYGPNNAAVSVGGDVNPQEVIKLVEKYFGSIPAGPEVEKMELDLVSVGEDRYISHIDRNIRFPAVMFTYPSVPAMHPDEAALDCLSEILGVGQSSYFFKKFVLTQKAIQASVFHPTSELSGEFTMFVLPYPGQTLTQFAEEMRNILDEFAENGVSQADLEKFKASRESSVINGLASVSGKLSRLARYQYMFENPNMINTDLQRYLDITAEDVMRVFNKYIYGKNGVILSYLPNEETAPVAEDNFEKPTSGNNPFPTTDYTGLTYNKPTNESFDRSKQPTPGASPLVKVPEFWETEFDNGIKVIGTKSDEIPTVAVRLTLNGGHKFDANDPSKSGLAQITAGLLNESTENYTAEEMQEELRKIGSSINISGGRSSTTVSVNTLKKNLARTMELVEEKLLRPGFAQADFDRVIKQQMESIIASQKDPGSIASQVYNKLLYGDNHIFSSPAGGIEGTVKNITLDDVKAFYASYYSPNLGELVIVGDVDRDEVLPELAFLKNWENKNVKIPEMPKAKPADKTKLYLVDKVDAPQSQIRIGYMTGMEYDATGEYFKSFLMNYPLGGAFNSRINLNLREDKGWTYGARGFFSSSEDEGSFTALAGVLGTATDSSVVEFMKEISEYRERGITDDELAFMRKSIGQRDARSYETPGQKASFLRRIVHYDLDRSYVDEQTKIINTITKEEINDLAKKYLDDDQFYILVVGDGASNREKLRKLGYDMVELDAKGDVVEDMTVDTKK; encoded by the coding sequence ATGAGAAAATTGATCGCCTGCTGTACAGCATTGATATCTGTATTGATGCTTCACGGGCAAACCAAACTGATCGAGAAGGTCGAGAAGACTGGGGACGATCTTGTGATTCCCTATGAAAAATATCAACTGGACAATGGCCTTACGCTGATCATTCATGAAGATCACTCTGACCCACTGGTTCATGTAGATGTTACTTACCATGTTGGTTCGGCCAGAGAAGAACTTCAAAGATCGGGTTTTGCTCACTTCTTTGAGCACATGATGTTCCAGGGTTCGGACAATGTGGCCGACGAAGAACATTTCAAAATTGTCACAGAATCCGGAGGGACGCTAAATGGAACGACCAATCGCGACAGGACTAATTACTTTGAGACGGTACCAAGTAATCAGCTGGAAACCATGCTTTGGTTGGAAGCAGATCGCATGGGCTTTCTCCTGGATGCCGTAACTCCTGAAAAATTCGAAGTTCAAAGAGCCACCGTAAAAAACGAGAAAGGACAGAACTACCTCAACAGACCTTACGGACTGTGGAGTGAAAAAACCATGGAAGCCCTATATCCTTATGGACACCCATATTCCTGGTTAACGATTGGTTTGTTGAAAGATTTGGATAGTGCAAATCTGGATGACCTGAAGAATTTCTTCATGCGTTGGTATGGCCCAAATAATGCTGCTGTTTCCGTAGGTGGAGATGTTAACCCGCAAGAGGTGATCAAACTGGTTGAGAAATATTTTGGCTCTATTCCTGCTGGACCAGAGGTAGAGAAAATGGAGCTTGACCTGGTTTCCGTAGGGGAAGACCGATACATTTCACATATCGATCGGAACATTCGATTCCCGGCGGTCATGTTCACTTATCCTTCTGTTCCCGCGATGCACCCGGATGAAGCGGCATTAGATTGCCTTTCCGAGATATTAGGTGTGGGCCAAAGCTCTTACTTTTTCAAGAAGTTTGTATTGACACAAAAAGCGATTCAGGCTTCAGTATTCCACCCTACCTCAGAGCTGTCCGGTGAGTTTACCATGTTTGTTTTGCCATACCCGGGACAAACACTGACTCAGTTTGCAGAAGAGATGAGAAACATTCTGGATGAATTTGCAGAAAATGGAGTTTCTCAAGCAGACCTGGAAAAGTTCAAAGCCAGTAGAGAATCTAGTGTAATCAATGGCCTGGCCAGTGTGAGCGGTAAACTTTCAAGATTGGCCCGATATCAGTACATGTTTGAAAACCCGAATATGATCAACACTGATTTGCAGCGTTACCTGGACATCACCGCCGAAGATGTAATGAGAGTGTTCAATAAATACATCTATGGAAAAAATGGGGTGATCCTGAGCTACTTACCGAATGAAGAAACTGCTCCTGTGGCAGAAGATAATTTTGAGAAGCCAACAAGTGGAAACAATCCATTTCCTACAACAGATTATACCGGACTTACTTACAACAAGCCCACCAATGAATCTTTCGATCGAAGCAAGCAGCCAACACCAGGTGCCAGTCCTTTGGTAAAGGTGCCTGAATTCTGGGAAACAGAATTTGACAATGGCATCAAAGTCATTGGAACAAAAAGTGATGAGATCCCTACGGTGGCCGTTCGATTGACCCTGAATGGAGGACATAAGTTCGACGCGAATGACCCTTCAAAAAGTGGCCTGGCGCAAATTACAGCTGGATTACTCAACGAATCTACCGAGAACTACACGGCGGAAGAGATGCAGGAAGAGCTTCGTAAGATCGGAAGTTCTATCAATATTTCAGGAGGACGTAGCTCTACCACGGTCAGTGTCAACACCTTGAAGAAAAACCTGGCACGTACCATGGAGCTGGTGGAAGAAAAACTATTGCGTCCCGGATTTGCCCAAGCCGATTTTGATCGAGTGATCAAGCAGCAAATGGAAAGCATCATTGCGAGTCAAAAAGATCCGGGATCCATTGCGTCGCAGGTGTACAACAAGTTATTGTACGGCGATAATCACATCTTCTCCTCACCAGCAGGAGGGATAGAAGGAACCGTGAAAAACATTACGCTGGATGATGTGAAAGCTTTTTACGCGAGTTACTATTCGCCGAATCTGGGCGAACTAGTGATCGTAGGTGATGTTGATCGAGATGAGGTCCTTCCCGAGTTAGCGTTTTTGAAAAACTGGGAGAATAAGAATGTAAAAATTCCGGAAATGCCAAAAGCGAAGCCTGCGGATAAGACCAAATTGTACCTGGTGGACAAAGTAGATGCACCTCAGTCTCAGATCAGAATTGGCTACATGACAGGAATGGAATACGATGCTACCGGCGAATATTTTAAGTCCTTCTTGATGAATTATCCATTAGGTGGAGCATTTAATAGTAGAATTAACCTGAACCTAAGAGAAGACAAAGGCTGGACCTACGGGGCAAGAGGCTTCTTTTCTTCTTCTGAGGATGAGGGATCGTTTACTGCGCTGGCAGGTGTGCTGGGAACAGCGACGGATAGCTCTGTGGTAGAATTCATGAAAGAGATCAGCGAATACAGGGAGCGAGGTATAACCGATGATGAATTGGCTTTCATGAGAAAGTCCATTGGTCAGCGTGATGCCAGAAGCTATGAAACTCCTGGTCAAAAGGCGAGCTTCCTGAGAAGGATCGTACATTATGACCTGGATCGTTCTTATGTAGATGAGCAAACTAAGATCATCAACACCATTACCAAGGAAGAGATCAACGATCTTGCCAAGAAATACCTGGACGATGACCAGTTCTATATTTTGGTGGTAGGAGATGGCGCCAGCAACCGTGAAAAGCTTAGAAAACTAGGTTACGACATGGTTGAGCTCGACGCTAAAGGTGATGTAGTTGAAGACATGACCGTCGACACCAAGAAATAA